A portion of the Aricia agestis chromosome 1, ilAriAges1.1, whole genome shotgun sequence genome contains these proteins:
- the LOC121725542 gene encoding M-phase phosphoprotein 6 — protein MAARKKPQLPKSVLDMKFMKKTKERIEKELENTQDLDGLYSSIITSEMRHASGNFITESSFSFCEDLLEGRLSYKGMNPEIETLMEAENKKYEDEGEMQKDVSDEILAKKMNNFNKRKRLSSPSRYNLVKKKK, from the coding sequence ATGGCTGCACGAAAAAAACCTCAATTACCAAAATCTGTTTTGGAtatgaaatttatgaaaaagaCTAAGGAAAGGATAGAAAAAGAACTGGAAAATACACAAGATCTCGATGGACTATATTCTAGTATAATTACAAGTGAAATGCGCCACGCATCTGGGAATTTTATAACAGAAAGTAGTTTCAGTTTTTGCGAAGATTTATTAGAAGGGAGATTGTCCTACAAAGGGATGAATCCAGAAATAGAGACATTAATGGaagcagaaaataaaaaatatgaagacGAAGGTGAAATGCAAAAAGATGTTTCTGATGAAATATTAGCTAAgaaaatgaataattttaacaaacgaAAACGGTTATCAAGCCCCAGCAGATATAATTtagtaaaaaagaaaaaatag
- the LOC121727310 gene encoding katanin p80 WD40 repeat-containing subunit B1 isoform X2: MDTHRRSWKLQEFVAHKANVNSLAMGHKSNQVLATGGDDKKVNLWAIGRQGCLMSLSGHTTPVECVCFGHSEDLVCAGSQTGALKIWDLEAAKLLRTFTGHKGAIKCMDFHPYGDYLTTGSCDSNIKLWDTRKRGCIVTYSSHRLAVNSLQFSPDGQWIASACEDGIVKVWDVRIGKVLHEFMEHTSAVTCVKFHPHEFLLASCGADRTVNFWDMEKFQLVSKFEKDNTSIRNMAFSEDGGTLLGCGNDGLHVIGWEPARVLDTVPGHWGQIYDMTVAQTQLIAGSFHSTYVVLSVVDLNKVHPFGGPPPPETTVAPERSPFQKGHSVRKSFSKEKPPKEVIHRSTILDEKTAEESTSGTEADEESVTRTPPPATSLSSEDYSLTEPTTKLETTVSTSLRDLMLDEPPPRPPPQPSPPQRYRADNYSRIPTSKEHYSAVEKKTEVFTRNIGSNKEECVFSSPQTSNANQFSSNTTLNRHNSYKETKSTTDIAPNSLRPSNSDISLGPPTLGPRSLSFTRPPTQNPRVRMESVSREDVSAPADSAPEPEFVPYTIDRPVGLDLEEFLPRGAGRLGAGRGARGGGAAPSEQEVLGVMMRGHDSMMAVLAARQRALQIFHSVRINKSLKSALESVIALEDASIILDILNVMAHKPSLWNLDICLLMLPKIYELLQSKYETYMQCGCNALRLIVRNFSSVVRANVSAPVRTLGVDIPREERYAKCLQIHRLLLDIRAFLLKRQTLQGRLGAAFRDLHTLMQQGLD; encoded by the exons atggaTACACATAGGAGATCATGGAAGCTAC AAGAGTTTGTAGCTCACAAAGCAAATGTCAACTCGTTGGCCATGGGACACAAGTCAAATCAAGTTTTGGCTACAGGTGGTgatgataaaaaagtaaatttatGGGCTATAGGACGACAAGGATGCTTAATG AGTCTCAGTGGGCACACAACTCCTGTGGAGTGTGTTTGTTTTGGACACTCTGAGGATTTGGTTTGTGCAGGATCTCAAACTGGTGCTTTAAAGATTTGGGACCTTGAAGCtgcaaaattattaagaacattCACAGGTCACAAAGGTGCaataaaatgtatggattttcATCCATATGGAGATTATCTGACTACAGGCTCGTGTGACAGCAACATCAAACTTTGGGACACAAGAAAAAGAGGTTGCATTGTAACTTATTCAAGTCACCGTTTGGCGGTTAACAGTCTACAGTTTAGTCCTGATGGCCAATGGATTGCTTCAGCTTGTGAGGATG gtATTGTAAAAGTGTGGGATGTTAGAATCGGAAAGGTATTACATGAGTTTATGGAGCACACATCTGCAGTGACATGTGTAAAGTTCCACCCTCATGAATTCTTGCTGGCCAGTTGCGGTGCCGACCGAACTGTTAACTTCTGGGATATGGAAAAGTTCCAATTGGTTTCCAAATTTGAAAAAGACAACACATCAATAAG GAATATGGCATTTAGTGAAGATGGTGGGACATTACTAGGTTGTGGGAATGATGGGCTGCATGTGATAGGTTGGGAACCAGCCAGGGTTCTGGACACAGTGCCCGGACATTGGGGACAAATCTATGATATGACAGTTGCTCAAACTCAACtt ATAGCTGGCTCATTCCATTCAACCTATGTTGTCCTATCAGTTGTTGATCTCAATAAAGTACACCCGTTTGGAGGACCACCACCACCGGAGACAACAGTAGCACCTGAACGTTCACCATTTCAAAAAGGACATTCAGTGCGGAAAAGTTTTTCCAAAGAAAAACCACCTAAGGAGG TTATACATCGATCTACAATTCTTGATGAGAAGACTGCAGAAGAGTCTACGTCTGGCACAGAAGCTGACGAGGAATCAG taaCACGGACTCCTCCTCCAGCTACGAGTTTATCGTCAGAAGATTATTCTTTAACAG AGCCGACTACGAAACTCGAGACGACAGTGAGCACCTCACTGCGAGACCTGATGCTGGACGAGCCGCCCCCCCGCCCGCCGCCGCAGCCCTCACCCCCACAGCGCTACAGAGCTGACAATTACTCCAGAATACCCACCTCCAAGGAACATTATAGTGCTGTGGAAAAGAAGACAGAAGTATTCacaa GAAATATTGGGAGTAACAAAGAGGAGTGCGTATTCTCCTCGCCTCAGACATCCAACGCTAACCAGTTCTCATCCAATACGACATTAAACCGACACAACTCATACAAAGAAACAAAATCAACGACCGATATTG CTCCTAACAGCCTCCGTCCAAGTAACAGCGACATATCGCTGGGCCCACCTACGCTAGGACCAAGATCACTGTCCTTTACTAGACCACCTACACAAAACCCCAG AGTACGCATGGAGAGCGTCAGCCGGGAGGACGTGTCGGCGCCGGCGGACAGCGCGCCGGAGCCCGAGTTTGTGCCCTACACCATCGACCGCCCCGTCGGCCTCGACCTTGAGGAGTTCCTGCCC cGCGGCGCGGGACGTCTGGGGGCGGGGCGCGGCGCGCGGGGTGGGGGCGCGGCGCCGAGCGAGCAGGAGGTGTTGGGCGTCATGATGCGAGGACACGACTCCATGATGGCCGTGCTCGCCGCCAGGCAGCGCGCGCTGCAG ATTTTCCACTCAGTCAGAATAAACAAGAGCTTAAAATCTGCATTAGAATCTGTGATAGCTTTGGAAGATGCTTCAATCATCTTAGATATACTCAATGTTATGGCACATAAACc ATCACTATGGAACTTGGACATATGCTTACTTATGTTGCCCAAAATATATGAATTATTGCAGAGTAAATATGAAAC GTACATGCAATGTGGATGTAATGCTTTAAGACTAATAGTTAGAAATTTCTCATCAGTAGTTCGTGCAAATGTTAGTGCACCTGTAAGGACATTAGGTGTGGACATTCCACGAGAGGAGCGATATGCAAAATGTTTGCAGATACATCGTCTCCTTCTAGACATACGAGCATTCCTACTCAAAAGACAGACCCTTCAGGGCCGCCTTGGGGCTGCATTTAGAGACCTTCACACGCTCATGCAGCAAGGGCTAGACTGA
- the LOC121727310 gene encoding katanin p80 WD40 repeat-containing subunit B1 isoform X1, which translates to MDTHRRSWKLQEFVAHKANVNSLAMGHKSNQVLATGGDDKKVNLWAIGRQGCLMSLSGHTTPVECVCFGHSEDLVCAGSQTGALKIWDLEAAKLLRTFTGHKGAIKCMDFHPYGDYLTTGSCDSNIKLWDTRKRGCIVTYSSHRLAVNSLQFSPDGQWIASACEDGIVKVWDVRIGKVLHEFMEHTSAVTCVKFHPHEFLLASCGADRTVNFWDMEKFQLVSKFEKDNTSIRNMAFSEDGGTLLGCGNDGLHVIGWEPARVLDTVPGHWGQIYDMTVAQTQLIAGSFHSTYVVLSVVDLNKVHPFGGPPPPETTVAPERSPFQKGHSVRKSFSKEKPPKEVIHRSTILDEKTAEESTSGTEADEESGALIPNINDYTEIFRPSRALTRTPPPATSLSSEDYSLTEPTTKLETTVSTSLRDLMLDEPPPRPPPQPSPPQRYRADNYSRIPTSKEHYSAVEKKTEVFTRNIGSNKEECVFSSPQTSNANQFSSNTTLNRHNSYKETKSTTDIAPNSLRPSNSDISLGPPTLGPRSLSFTRPPTQNPRVRMESVSREDVSAPADSAPEPEFVPYTIDRPVGLDLEEFLPRGAGRLGAGRGARGGGAAPSEQEVLGVMMRGHDSMMAVLAARQRALQIFHSVRINKSLKSALESVIALEDASIILDILNVMAHKPSLWNLDICLLMLPKIYELLQSKYETYMQCGCNALRLIVRNFSSVVRANVSAPVRTLGVDIPREERYAKCLQIHRLLLDIRAFLLKRQTLQGRLGAAFRDLHTLMQQGLD; encoded by the exons atggaTACACATAGGAGATCATGGAAGCTAC AAGAGTTTGTAGCTCACAAAGCAAATGTCAACTCGTTGGCCATGGGACACAAGTCAAATCAAGTTTTGGCTACAGGTGGTgatgataaaaaagtaaatttatGGGCTATAGGACGACAAGGATGCTTAATG AGTCTCAGTGGGCACACAACTCCTGTGGAGTGTGTTTGTTTTGGACACTCTGAGGATTTGGTTTGTGCAGGATCTCAAACTGGTGCTTTAAAGATTTGGGACCTTGAAGCtgcaaaattattaagaacattCACAGGTCACAAAGGTGCaataaaatgtatggattttcATCCATATGGAGATTATCTGACTACAGGCTCGTGTGACAGCAACATCAAACTTTGGGACACAAGAAAAAGAGGTTGCATTGTAACTTATTCAAGTCACCGTTTGGCGGTTAACAGTCTACAGTTTAGTCCTGATGGCCAATGGATTGCTTCAGCTTGTGAGGATG gtATTGTAAAAGTGTGGGATGTTAGAATCGGAAAGGTATTACATGAGTTTATGGAGCACACATCTGCAGTGACATGTGTAAAGTTCCACCCTCATGAATTCTTGCTGGCCAGTTGCGGTGCCGACCGAACTGTTAACTTCTGGGATATGGAAAAGTTCCAATTGGTTTCCAAATTTGAAAAAGACAACACATCAATAAG GAATATGGCATTTAGTGAAGATGGTGGGACATTACTAGGTTGTGGGAATGATGGGCTGCATGTGATAGGTTGGGAACCAGCCAGGGTTCTGGACACAGTGCCCGGACATTGGGGACAAATCTATGATATGACAGTTGCTCAAACTCAACtt ATAGCTGGCTCATTCCATTCAACCTATGTTGTCCTATCAGTTGTTGATCTCAATAAAGTACACCCGTTTGGAGGACCACCACCACCGGAGACAACAGTAGCACCTGAACGTTCACCATTTCAAAAAGGACATTCAGTGCGGAAAAGTTTTTCCAAAGAAAAACCACCTAAGGAGG TTATACATCGATCTACAATTCTTGATGAGAAGACTGCAGAAGAGTCTACGTCTGGCACAGAAGCTGACGAGGAATCAGGTGCTCTCATACCTAATATTAATGACTACACTGAAATATTCCGACCTTCTAGAGctt taaCACGGACTCCTCCTCCAGCTACGAGTTTATCGTCAGAAGATTATTCTTTAACAG AGCCGACTACGAAACTCGAGACGACAGTGAGCACCTCACTGCGAGACCTGATGCTGGACGAGCCGCCCCCCCGCCCGCCGCCGCAGCCCTCACCCCCACAGCGCTACAGAGCTGACAATTACTCCAGAATACCCACCTCCAAGGAACATTATAGTGCTGTGGAAAAGAAGACAGAAGTATTCacaa GAAATATTGGGAGTAACAAAGAGGAGTGCGTATTCTCCTCGCCTCAGACATCCAACGCTAACCAGTTCTCATCCAATACGACATTAAACCGACACAACTCATACAAAGAAACAAAATCAACGACCGATATTG CTCCTAACAGCCTCCGTCCAAGTAACAGCGACATATCGCTGGGCCCACCTACGCTAGGACCAAGATCACTGTCCTTTACTAGACCACCTACACAAAACCCCAG AGTACGCATGGAGAGCGTCAGCCGGGAGGACGTGTCGGCGCCGGCGGACAGCGCGCCGGAGCCCGAGTTTGTGCCCTACACCATCGACCGCCCCGTCGGCCTCGACCTTGAGGAGTTCCTGCCC cGCGGCGCGGGACGTCTGGGGGCGGGGCGCGGCGCGCGGGGTGGGGGCGCGGCGCCGAGCGAGCAGGAGGTGTTGGGCGTCATGATGCGAGGACACGACTCCATGATGGCCGTGCTCGCCGCCAGGCAGCGCGCGCTGCAG ATTTTCCACTCAGTCAGAATAAACAAGAGCTTAAAATCTGCATTAGAATCTGTGATAGCTTTGGAAGATGCTTCAATCATCTTAGATATACTCAATGTTATGGCACATAAACc ATCACTATGGAACTTGGACATATGCTTACTTATGTTGCCCAAAATATATGAATTATTGCAGAGTAAATATGAAAC GTACATGCAATGTGGATGTAATGCTTTAAGACTAATAGTTAGAAATTTCTCATCAGTAGTTCGTGCAAATGTTAGTGCACCTGTAAGGACATTAGGTGTGGACATTCCACGAGAGGAGCGATATGCAAAATGTTTGCAGATACATCGTCTCCTTCTAGACATACGAGCATTCCTACTCAAAAGACAGACCCTTCAGGGCCGCCTTGGGGCTGCATTTAGAGACCTTCACACGCTCATGCAGCAAGGGCTAGACTGA